The Lagopus muta isolate bLagMut1 chromosome 4, bLagMut1 primary, whole genome shotgun sequence genome has a window encoding:
- the LOC125692720 gene encoding kyphoscoliosis peptidase-like — translation MKTSHDGSKPSKTHTIKARELILSPHSRNGDHHEKQPTQITSEWAHPKNHEENTMPSQADDLLPGQRGAQMSDVCNGSFSPGHVSEEINLNSSEKIPHQDSNANRNKDGVLKKASAVQKVRNEPKDSPSKDIFLFWANKVSNSTKESSTFPKLLQKSSRTAGNSSPALLPQEGLSLKENQTEKPQRKTRKDLFTDTNVFSHIDTHVLHVSQQLKSGHATMSVQAIVPLITAKSQSKLEMVRAIWFWLCHNIEYDVDGFLGLSQKIHMPEQVLQTGRAVCSGYAHLCWEMCREAGLSSVEIPGFSRGPCARGGRQCQQQKSSHMWNAVQLEGQWWLLDACWGAGTVDTENRLFVPRHDDFFFLTDPEHFIETHWPEDPAWQLLQPPISWEDFEQRVFKTSEFFRLQLCLLSPNTSLLRTAHGEASVMLGSTHPTEFTYQLSKLQGTMTTEDVGTAHGMMTVSENSVTIKVIPPTKGLYDLMIFARHADSLDPYNWVCSYQILCLEPRTAEALPENPFHFWGLHQKVRDFGIEESSYKGELLVAPQGTLLLTLRTSRPLLASYELVNKDLDSTLSKKCLAARTEDKKLSCHVLCPFQGYYRLSVFVKDLGGTSFRNTANFLIRCLGPINQNELFPLGLSMHCGSGISSSGCGLSNPSHSDPIITTKLGKCNITFHARADVEVTASLSKDKVSSTEYPLERYVLVTHLKSKVSVCVVLPEPGMYKVGLFGRNKDHKEFVHICDYIVRCFSELCWPPFPKVYSLWRRGCVLLEPRTGLLQEQSWVRFRVKVPKAHRAVVLGGEKTALQLNPSSVWEGEVFSGAAGMRVRLAASFSPCCSSMEVLLEFEVGCSPPASTGRSG, via the exons ATGAAGACCAGCCATGATGGATCCAAGCCATCCAAAACCCACACCATCAAAGCCAGAGAGCTGATTCTCTCCCCACACTCCAGGAATGGGGACCACCATGAAAAACAGCCCACACAAATTACATCAGAATGGGCCCATCCTAAGAACCATGAAGAAAACACGATGCCATCCCAGGCAGATGACCTCTTGCCTGGTCAGAGGGGAGCTCAGATGTCGGATGTCTGTAATGGCAGCTTTAGCCCGGGACATGTTTCTGAAGAGATCAACCTCAATAGCTCAGAGAAAATCCCCCACCAGGACAGCAATGCAAACAGGAACAAGGATGGGGTATTAAAGAAAGCCTCAGCTGTGCAAAAAGTGAGAAATGAGCCCAAGGATTCCCCGTCCAAggatattttcttgttttgggCCAATAAAGTTAGCAACAGCACCAAAGAGAGCAGCACCTTCCCAAAGCTACTGCAGAAATCATCTAGGACTGCAGGAAACTCCTCTCCAGCTCTCCTTCCCCAGGAAGGACTCAGCTTAAAAGAGAATCAGACTGAAAAACCCCAAAGAAAGACCAGAAAAGATCTCTTCACTGACACAAATGTTTTCAGCCATATAGACACTCACGTCCTCCATGTGAGCCAGCAG CTGAAATCGGGGCACGCCACGATGTCGGTCCAGGCCATCGTTCCCCTGATCACTGCCAAATCCCAGAGCAAACTGGAGATGGTGCGGGCCATATGGTTCTGGCTTTGCCATAACATTG AATATGATGTGGATGGCTTCCTGGGGCTCTCTCAGAAGATCCACATGCCAGAGCAGGTCCTGCAGACGGGGAGAGCTGTGTGTTCTGGATATGCTCATTTATGCTGGGAAATGTGCAG GGAGGCAGGTCTGAGCAGTGTGGAGATCCCGGGGTTCAGCCGAGGCCCGTGTGCCCGTGGAGGTCGGCAGTGCCAGCAACAGAAGAGCAGCCACATGTGGAACGCAGTGCAGCTGGAAGGACAGTGGTGGCTCCTGGATGCCTGTTGGGGCGCAGGCACTGTGGACACAGAGAACAGGCTGTTTGTGCCCAG GCATGatgatttcttcttcctcaccGACCCTGAGCACTTCATTGAGACCCACTGGCCGGAGGACCCTGcgtggcagctcctgcagccccccaTCTCATGGGAGGACTTTGAGCAGAGAGTgtttaaaacttcagaatttttcagACTTCAGCTCTGCCTCCTTTCTCCGAACACTTCCCTCCTCAGAACAG CCCATGGAGAGGCATCAGTGATGTTGGGGAGCACTCATCCAACAGAGTTCACCTACCAGCTCTCCAAACTCCAGGGCACTATGACCACAGAGGATGTAGGCACTGCTCATGGGATGATGACAGTGTCTGAGAACAGTGTGACTATCAAGGTGATTCCCCCAACCAAGGGTCTGTATGACCTCATGATCTTTGCACGTCACGCTGACTCTCTGGACCCTTACAACTGGGTGTGCTCCTATCAGATCCTGTGCCTGGAGCCACGCACTGCGGAGGCACTGCCTGAAAACCCTTTTCATTTCTGGGGCCTTCACCAAAAGGTGAGAGATTTTGGCATTGAGGAAAGCAGCTACAAAGGGGAGCTGCTTGTTGCTCCACAGGGGACTTTGCTCTTGACTCTCCGGACGTCCCGACCCTTGCTTGCCAGCTATGAGCTGGTGAATAAAGATTTAGATTCCACTCTGAGTAAGAAATGTCTGGCCGCTCGAACTGAGGACAAGAAACTGAGTTGCCACGTCCTCTGTCCATTCCAGGGTTACTACCGTCTCTCCGTGTTTGTGAAAGATTTAGGAGGCACCTCCTTCAGGAACACAGCCAATTTCCTTATTCGTTGCTTAGGACCCATCAACCAGAACGAGCTCTTCCCCTTGGGGTTGAGCATGCACTGTGGGAGCGGGATCAGCTCCAGTGGCTGCGGCCTCTCCAACCCCAGCCACTCCGACCCCATCATCACCACCAAGCTGGGCAAGTGCAACATCACCTTCCACGCACGGGCTGACGTCGAGGTGACCGCCAGCTTGAGCAAAGACAAAGTCAGCAGCACTGAGTACCCCCTAGAGAGGTACGTGCTGGTCACCCACCTGAAGTCTAAAGTCAGCGTGTGCGTCGTGCTCCCTGAGCCGGGCATGTACAAAGTGGGGCTTTTTGGGAGAAACAAAGACCACAAGGAGTTTGTCCATATTTGTGACTACATCGTGCGCTGtttctcagagctgtgctggcctCCTTTCCCCAAGGTCTACAGCCTGTGGAGGAGAGGATGCGTGCTGCTAGAGCCACGCACGGGGCTcctccaggagcagagctgggtccGCTTCAGGGTGAAAGTGCCAAAAGCCCACAGAGCTGTAGTCCTCGGGGGGGAGAAGACGGCACTACAGCTGAACCCCAGCTCTGTTTGGGAAGGGGAGGTGTTCAGCGGGGCGGCGGGGATGCGGGTCCGACTGGCAGCCAGCTTCAGCCCTTGCTGCTCCTCCATGGAGGTCCTGCTGGAATTTGAGGTGGGATGCAGCCCACCTGCCTCCACGGGGCGCTCGGGGTAA